From one Simplicispira suum genomic stretch:
- a CDS encoding M48 family metallopeptidase gives MQALLQLALDFFAPTADPASAFPDENFDQNRPLALIPPTLKAPESGAKQGPGVPVAPTATLFAPTVFRHPQAKRELRLGDAIVGYALVRARRRSIGFSVGVEGLSVRAPQAVTLAAIDAALLAKADWIVRKLGETRERNRRQQHAQIVWRDGVQLPYLGQLLGVQLDPAAPVVGRLVALPDALPTLHLGLPLSATPQQMRDTVQAWLGRSARAHFTQRLDHFAPSMGVRWQRLALTNARTRWGSARSDGSIRLNWRLMHFAPEVLDYVVVHELAHLRVMDHSPRFWAEVAAVLPNYAQLRQRLREETAPNWDTD, from the coding sequence ATGCAGGCACTGCTTCAACTGGCCCTGGATTTTTTCGCGCCCACTGCGGATCCTGCTTCGGCGTTCCCCGACGAAAATTTTGATCAGAATAGGCCTCTAGCGCTTATTCCACCTACGTTGAAAGCTCCTGAATCGGGAGCAAAACAAGGCCCTGGCGTGCCGGTGGCGCCCACTGCCACGCTGTTTGCGCCCACCGTTTTCCGCCATCCCCAGGCCAAGCGCGAGCTGCGTCTGGGCGATGCCATCGTGGGCTATGCGCTGGTGCGTGCGCGCCGCCGCAGCATAGGATTTTCGGTGGGGGTGGAAGGGTTGTCTGTGCGTGCACCGCAGGCGGTTACGCTGGCCGCCATCGACGCAGCGCTGCTGGCCAAGGCCGACTGGATTGTGCGCAAGTTGGGTGAAACACGCGAGCGCAACCGGCGCCAGCAGCATGCGCAGATCGTCTGGCGCGACGGCGTGCAACTGCCTTATCTGGGGCAACTGCTTGGCGTGCAGCTTGACCCGGCGGCGCCGGTGGTGGGGCGGCTGGTGGCTCTTCCCGATGCGCTGCCGACGCTGCACCTGGGTTTGCCCCTGAGTGCCACGCCGCAGCAAATGCGCGACACCGTGCAGGCCTGGTTGGGCCGCAGCGCACGCGCGCATTTCACCCAGCGGCTGGATCATTTCGCGCCGTCTATGGGCGTGCGCTGGCAGCGCCTGGCGCTCACCAATGCCCGCACGCGCTGGGGCAGTGCGCGCAGCGACGGCTCAATCCGCCTCAACTGGCGTTTGATGCACTTTGCTCCGGAAGTGCTCGACTATGTGGTGGTGCACGAATTGGCCCACTTGCGTGTCATGGACCACAGCCCGCGCTTCTGGGCCGAAGTGGCGGCCGTGTTGCCGAACTATGCGCAGCTGCGTCAGCGCCTGCGCGAAGAAACCGCGCCCAATTGGGACACTGACTGA
- the glyS gene encoding glycine--tRNA ligase subunit beta, translating into MTTKNLLVELFVEELPPKALQKLGDAFAGVLFEQLKAQGLATADSVVTPFASPRRLAAQVTNVADKAADKAVRQKLMPVNVGLDAAGAASPALLKKLQALGADVSDPVAAVGALQRAQDGKAEALFYDSVLPGATLQEGLQKALHEAIAKLPIPKVMTYQLETDCELPGWSSVQFVRPAHGLVALHGSDVVPVKALGLTAGNRTQGHRFEAKVSPVVLRDADSYGMQLRDEGAVIASFTERRAEIARQLAAAAAKVGNGAHAIDDDALLDEVTALVERPNVLVCSFEQEFLGVPQECLILTMKANQKYFPLLDAAGKLTNQFLVVSNITPEDASLVIGGNERVVRPRLADAKFFFDQDRKKTLASRVEGLGKVVYHNKLGTQGERVERVRTIAKAIAQQLGDGALVQQADQAALLAKTDLVTDMVGEFPELQGTMGRYYALNDGLSEVVADAIEDHYKPRFAGDSLPRSTVGLVVALADKLETLVGMFGIGNLPTGDRDPFALRRHALGVIRMLVEQALPLNLDRLLSIGSNAFDGWLVSQGGDAAFNFGFNIAKLDDFIYDRLSGSLREQGFSAQEVDAVLALRPQRLALVEKQLAAVRAFAALPESPALAAANKRVANILKKAEAEGPVDPHVNPELLQEQAEQDLYAALQRFVPEANAQFEAGDFTASLQTLAVLRAPVDAFFDDVMVNAEQMDLRLNRQGLLKSLHLAMNRVADLSRLAV; encoded by the coding sequence ATGACTACGAAAAATCTACTCGTCGAGCTCTTTGTTGAAGAGCTGCCTCCCAAAGCGCTGCAAAAACTGGGCGATGCCTTTGCGGGCGTTCTGTTCGAGCAGCTCAAGGCGCAAGGACTGGCCACCGCAGATTCGGTGGTCACGCCCTTTGCCTCGCCGCGCCGACTGGCCGCTCAGGTGACCAACGTGGCCGACAAGGCCGCCGACAAAGCGGTGCGCCAAAAGCTCATGCCCGTCAACGTGGGCCTGGACGCCGCGGGCGCCGCCTCGCCTGCGTTGCTGAAAAAGCTGCAGGCGCTGGGTGCGGATGTCTCTGATCCAGTGGCTGCGGTTGGCGCTCTACAGCGCGCACAAGATGGCAAGGCCGAAGCCTTGTTCTACGACAGCGTGCTGCCCGGCGCCACGCTGCAGGAAGGTCTGCAAAAGGCCCTGCACGAGGCCATCGCCAAGCTGCCCATTCCCAAGGTCATGACCTACCAGTTGGAGACCGACTGTGAGCTCCCCGGCTGGAGCAGCGTGCAGTTCGTGCGCCCCGCCCACGGGCTGGTGGCGCTGCACGGCAGCGACGTGGTGCCGGTCAAGGCGCTGGGGCTCACGGCGGGCAACCGCACGCAAGGGCACCGGTTTGAGGCCAAGGTCTCCCCCGTGGTGCTCAGGGACGCGGACAGCTATGGAATGCAACTGCGCGACGAAGGCGCCGTGATTGCCAGCTTTACCGAGCGCCGCGCCGAGATCGCACGCCAGCTGGCTGCTGCGGCCGCAAAAGTGGGCAACGGCGCCCATGCCATTGACGACGACGCCCTGCTCGACGAAGTGACCGCGCTGGTCGAGCGCCCCAATGTGCTGGTGTGCTCGTTTGAGCAGGAGTTTCTCGGCGTGCCACAGGAATGTCTGATCCTGACGATGAAGGCCAACCAGAAGTATTTTCCGTTGCTCGACGCCGCCGGCAAGCTGACGAACCAGTTCCTGGTGGTCAGCAATATCACGCCGGAAGACGCCAGCCTGGTGATCGGCGGCAACGAGCGCGTCGTGCGCCCGCGCCTGGCGGACGCCAAGTTCTTCTTCGACCAGGACCGCAAGAAGACGCTGGCCTCGCGTGTCGAAGGCCTCGGCAAGGTGGTCTATCACAACAAGCTGGGGACGCAGGGCGAGCGCGTAGAGCGCGTGCGCACCATCGCCAAGGCGATAGCCCAGCAATTGGGCGATGGCGCGCTGGTGCAACAGGCCGACCAGGCCGCATTGCTGGCCAAGACCGACCTCGTGACCGACATGGTGGGCGAGTTCCCCGAGCTGCAAGGCACCATGGGCCGCTACTACGCGCTCAACGATGGTCTGAGCGAGGTGGTGGCCGATGCCATTGAGGACCACTACAAGCCCCGCTTTGCCGGCGACAGCCTGCCGCGAAGCACCGTGGGCCTGGTGGTGGCGCTGGCCGACAAGCTCGAAACGCTGGTGGGCATGTTTGGCATTGGCAACCTGCCGACGGGCGACCGCGACCCATTTGCGCTGCGCCGCCATGCGCTGGGTGTGATCCGTATGCTGGTGGAGCAGGCGCTACCTTTGAATCTCGATCGATTGCTGTCGATTGGATCCAATGCGTTCGATGGATGGTTGGTAAGTCAAGGTGGTGATGCAGCGTTCAATTTCGGCTTCAATATTGCGAAGCTTGACGACTTCATCTACGACCGCCTCTCCGGCAGCCTGCGCGAGCAGGGCTTTAGCGCGCAGGAGGTGGATGCCGTGCTCGCCCTGCGCCCCCAGCGCCTGGCCTTGGTGGAAAAGCAGCTCGCGGCCGTGCGCGCCTTTGCTGCGCTCCCCGAAAGCCCGGCCCTGGCCGCCGCCAACAAGCGCGTTGCCAACATCCTCAAGAAGGCTGAGGCCGAAGGCCCGGTCGACCCGCATGTCAACCCCGAGCTGCTGCAGGAGCAGGCGGAGCAGGATCTGTACGCCGCGCTGCAGCGCTTTGTTCCCGAAGCCAATGCCCAGTTCGAGGCCGGCGACTTCACCGCGTCGCTGCAGACCCTGGCCGTGCTGCGCGCGCCGGTGGACGCTTTCTTTGACGACGTCATGGTCAACGCCGAGCAAATGGATCTGCGGCTCAACCGCCAGGGGCTGCTTAAAAGCCTGCATCTGGCGATGAATCGCGTCGCCGATCTCTCGCGCTTGGCGGTGTGA
- a CDS encoding LysE family translocator, protein MPLTEFTALLALATALSFTPGPNTTLSTALAANRGLGPAMRFVLAVPVGWAALLLLCAGGVGAAVVAAPMLRLAIKALGIGYLVWLAWKLSQTSQLAEADSSRMRVGFWQGVLLQFVNIKAWLLALTIVAGWIAGRPDSLQRLAVVLPVMLAFAFASNFLYASTGALLRHWLARGARLLWFNRTMALVLVLTAVWMVGT, encoded by the coding sequence ATGCCACTTACGGAATTCACCGCCCTGCTCGCCCTGGCCACGGCCTTGAGCTTTACCCCCGGACCGAACACGACGCTGTCGACCGCATTGGCGGCCAACCGGGGCCTGGGGCCTGCGATGCGTTTCGTTCTTGCCGTGCCGGTGGGCTGGGCGGCGCTCTTGCTGCTGTGCGCAGGTGGCGTGGGCGCGGCCGTGGTGGCCGCACCCATGCTGCGCCTGGCCATCAAAGCGCTGGGCATTGGCTACCTGGTGTGGCTGGCCTGGAAGCTCTCACAGACCAGCCAGCTCGCCGAAGCCGACAGCAGCCGCATGCGCGTGGGCTTCTGGCAGGGCGTGCTGCTCCAGTTCGTCAACATCAAGGCCTGGCTGCTGGCGCTGACCATCGTGGCCGGCTGGATCGCCGGGCGCCCCGACAGCCTGCAGCGATTGGCTGTCGTGCTGCCAGTGATGCTGGCGTTCGCCTTTGCCAGCAATTTCCTCTACGCCAGCACCGGCGCTCTCTTGCGACACTGGCTGGCGCGCGGCGCGCGCCTGCTGTGGTTCAACCGCACCATGGCGCTGGTGCTGGTGCTCACGGCCGTGTGGATGGTGGGCACATGA
- a CDS encoding DMT family transporter yields the protein MKLKDETLGMGLGILGVAIFAVTLPMTRLATGTHDAPQLSPWFVTLARAALAGCLSIIFLLATRSPLPQRHHWKPLGLAVLGNTLGYPLLLGYALRIVTASHAAVITALLPLVTAAVAAWVLHQRAKLGFWVCAVAGSLLVVAFSVLRAHQGGAGFGFEWADLLLLGAVFAAAIGYIYGAQVTPALGAERVICWVCVMALPVSLPGALWLWPQHAVAASAWGGLLYVGVFSMWAGFFAWYRGLVLGGALRVSQAQLLQPFLSILAAVPLLGEALDGVTLAFAAAVVATVVIGKQFSRPATPAHPAGVATSPLR from the coding sequence ATGAAGCTCAAGGACGAAACCCTGGGCATGGGTCTGGGCATTCTGGGCGTCGCGATCTTTGCCGTGACGCTGCCGATGACGCGGCTGGCCACCGGAACGCACGACGCACCCCAGCTCTCACCCTGGTTCGTGACGCTGGCGCGTGCCGCGCTCGCGGGCTGCCTGTCCATCATTTTTCTGCTCGCCACCCGCTCGCCCTTGCCACAGCGCCACCACTGGAAGCCGCTGGGCCTCGCCGTGCTGGGCAATACGCTGGGCTATCCGCTGCTGCTGGGGTACGCACTGCGCATCGTCACAGCCAGCCACGCCGCCGTGATCACCGCACTTTTGCCCCTGGTCACCGCAGCCGTCGCCGCCTGGGTACTGCACCAGCGCGCAAAACTGGGGTTTTGGGTCTGTGCTGTCGCCGGCAGCCTGCTGGTTGTGGCGTTCTCGGTGCTGCGGGCGCACCAGGGCGGTGCTGGCTTCGGCTTCGAATGGGCCGACCTGCTGCTGCTGGGCGCCGTATTCGCCGCCGCCATCGGCTACATCTACGGCGCCCAGGTGACACCCGCGCTCGGCGCGGAGCGCGTGATCTGCTGGGTCTGCGTGATGGCACTTCCCGTCTCCCTGCCCGGCGCACTGTGGCTGTGGCCGCAGCATGCGGTGGCCGCCTCGGCTTGGGGCGGTCTGCTGTATGTCGGCGTGTTCTCCATGTGGGCTGGCTTCTTTGCCTGGTACCGCGGTCTGGTGCTGGGCGGCGCCCTGCGCGTCAGCCAGGCGCAACTGCTGCAACCCTTTCTTTCCATCCTCGCGGCCGTGCCGCTCCTGGGCGAGGCGCTGGACGGCGTCACGCTCGCGTTTGCGGCCGCCGTCGTCGCAACGGTCGTGATTGGAAAACAATTTTCCCGCCCAGCCACCCCCGCCCACCCGGCAGGGGTGGCGACATCGCCGCTGCGCTGA
- a CDS encoding PhzF family phenazine biosynthesis protein: MTYLPFLQIDVFSERHGDGNPLAVVLDAENLPERTLKRFAAWTNLSETTFLLPPSEAGRARGADYRVRIFTPSGELSFAGHPTLGSCHAWLQAGGQPRTPGCVVQECGLGQVQIRQNEGLLAFAAPPMQQSEPNPALLALVTGALGLRPQQIRAARVLDNGPRWLALLVDSREAVLGLQPDHARLHDLGQDVGVAYIAADTSTDGTPNSAIRAFSPSLGTSEDPVTGSLNASLAQWLIPENLAPAAYRVAQGECRGRAGRVHIHQDGDGQVWVGGRCLTAIEGRVHFP; the protein is encoded by the coding sequence GTGACCTATCTCCCGTTTCTGCAGATTGACGTGTTCAGCGAACGCCACGGTGATGGCAATCCGCTGGCCGTGGTGCTTGACGCAGAAAACCTGCCCGAGCGCACGCTCAAACGGTTTGCCGCCTGGACCAACCTGTCGGAGACCACCTTTTTGCTTCCGCCCAGCGAAGCCGGGCGTGCACGCGGCGCCGATTACCGCGTGCGCATTTTTACGCCCAGCGGCGAGCTGAGCTTTGCCGGCCACCCTACGCTGGGCAGTTGCCATGCCTGGCTGCAGGCCGGTGGCCAGCCACGCACGCCTGGCTGCGTCGTGCAGGAGTGCGGTCTGGGCCAGGTGCAGATTCGCCAGAACGAGGGTCTGCTGGCCTTCGCCGCTCCGCCCATGCAGCAAAGCGAGCCCAACCCGGCCCTGCTGGCGCTGGTAACCGGCGCACTGGGGCTGCGGCCCCAGCAGATTCGCGCCGCCCGCGTGCTCGACAACGGCCCACGCTGGCTAGCGTTGCTGGTGGACAGCCGCGAAGCGGTACTTGGCCTGCAGCCCGACCACGCCCGTCTGCACGACCTCGGCCAGGACGTGGGCGTGGCCTATATCGCTGCCGACACATCGACCGATGGCACACCGAACTCGGCGATCCGCGCCTTCTCGCCTTCGCTGGGCACCAGCGAAGACCCCGTCACCGGCAGCCTGAACGCCAGTCTGGCGCAGTGGCTGATTCCTGAAAACCTGGCACCTGCGGCGTATCGGGTGGCCCAAGGCGAATGCCGGGGCCGGGCCGGTCGGGTGCACATTCATCAGGATGGCGATGGCCAGGTCTGGGTGGGCGGGAGATGCCTGACCGCCATTGAAGGGCGAGTGCATTTTCCGTAA
- the gmhB gene encoding D-glycero-beta-D-manno-heptose 1,7-bisphosphate 7-phosphatase, with protein MKLVILERDGTLNALTEGEEFVGSPDDWHALPGALEAVARINRQGWHAVVATNQAGLGRGLFDVAALNAIHAKMHRLLSAAGGRIDAVFYCPHAPDENCLCRKPAPGLLEQICERYGVDAADVQVVGCGAAHLQAGAAIGAQLHWLRSVASPQPLSGAPLPAGLPPLTHVHQDLSAFADYLGREETLASAQAVPAAP; from the coding sequence ATGAAACTCGTGATTCTTGAGCGCGACGGAACCCTCAACGCGTTGACAGAGGGGGAAGAGTTCGTCGGCTCGCCTGACGACTGGCATGCCCTTCCTGGCGCGCTGGAAGCGGTGGCGCGCATCAATCGCCAGGGCTGGCATGCGGTGGTGGCCACCAACCAGGCTGGCCTGGGGCGCGGTCTGTTCGATGTGGCTGCACTCAATGCCATCCACGCCAAGATGCACCGCCTGCTCTCGGCCGCTGGCGGACGCATTGATGCGGTCTTCTACTGTCCGCACGCGCCTGATGAGAATTGTCTGTGCCGCAAACCGGCGCCCGGGCTGCTTGAGCAAATTTGCGAACGCTACGGCGTGGATGCGGCCGATGTGCAGGTGGTGGGCTGCGGCGCCGCACATCTGCAGGCGGGCGCGGCCATCGGCGCGCAGTTGCATTGGCTGCGCTCGGTGGCATCGCCGCAGCCCTTGTCCGGTGCCCCTCTGCCAGCGGGGCTGCCGCCGCTGACGCATGTGCACCAGGATCTGTCCGCCTTTGCCGACTACCTGGGGCGCGAGGAAACGCTGGCCAGCGCGCAGGCCGTCCCTGCGGCTCCTTGA
- the glyQ gene encoding glycine--tRNA ligase subunit alpha, translating to MLTFQQIILKLQSYWDAQGCALLQPIDMEVGAGTSHTATFLRAIGPEPWKAAYVQPSRRPKDGRYGENPNRLQHYYQYQVVLKPAPSNILELYLGSLEALGFDLKQNDIRFVEDDWENPTLGAWGLGWEVWLNGMEVTQFTYFQQVGGIDCKPATGEITYGLERLAMYLQGVDNVYNLIWTEGADGSRLTYGDVYKQNEVEQSTYNFEHSDADFLFTAFNAHEKQAKYLIEQQLALPAYEQVLKGAHSFNLLDARGAISVTERAAYIGRIRNLARAVAQSYYESRERLGFPLAPREWVAQMAQKAA from the coding sequence ATGTTGACCTTCCAGCAAATCATTCTCAAGCTCCAGTCGTACTGGGACGCGCAAGGCTGCGCGCTGTTGCAGCCCATTGACATGGAGGTGGGTGCCGGCACCTCGCACACCGCCACCTTCTTGCGAGCCATTGGACCTGAGCCTTGGAAGGCCGCCTACGTGCAGCCCAGCCGCCGCCCCAAGGACGGTCGCTACGGCGAGAACCCCAACCGCCTGCAGCACTATTACCAGTACCAGGTGGTCTTGAAGCCCGCGCCCAGCAACATCCTGGAGCTGTACCTCGGTTCGCTCGAAGCTCTGGGTTTTGATTTGAAGCAAAACGACATCCGCTTTGTCGAAGACGACTGGGAAAATCCCACGCTGGGCGCCTGGGGCCTGGGCTGGGAGGTCTGGCTCAATGGCATGGAGGTGACGCAGTTCACCTACTTCCAGCAGGTCGGCGGCATCGATTGCAAGCCCGCCACGGGCGAGATCACCTACGGCCTGGAGCGCCTGGCCATGTACCTGCAGGGCGTGGACAACGTCTACAACCTGATCTGGACCGAAGGGGCTGACGGTTCCAGGCTCACCTACGGCGACGTCTACAAGCAAAACGAGGTGGAGCAATCCACCTACAACTTCGAGCACAGCGACGCCGACTTTTTGTTCACCGCCTTTAACGCCCACGAGAAGCAGGCCAAGTACCTGATCGAGCAGCAACTCGCCCTGCCGGCGTACGAGCAGGTGCTCAAGGGCGCGCACAGTTTCAATCTGCTCGACGCGCGCGGCGCCATTAGCGTGACCGAGCGCGCCGCCTACATCGGCCGCATCCGAAACCTGGCCCGCGCTGTGGCACAAAGCTACTACGAGAGCCGCGAACGCCTGGGTTTCCCCTTGGCGCCGCGCGAATGGGTCGCGCAAATGGCCCAGAAGGCCGCTTGA
- a CDS encoding histidine phosphatase family protein, with translation MGTLYLVRHGQASFGADNYDQLSPMGHRQALRLGEFWRERGMVFDAVYSGTLRRHDETLAGIVQGLGGAPQATRTPGLNEYDSLALIHAVHPEPLERPDTPERYRHHFRLLCDALAQWMAGVISPVDMPSWDEFAAGVHAALDEIRHTHAGRKVLLVSSGGPISTAVGEVLGTAPEVTIALNMRIRNSAVSEMSISPKRLMLQTFNTLPHLNDIEHADWLTHA, from the coding sequence ATGGGAACCCTCTACCTCGTGCGCCACGGCCAGGCCTCGTTTGGCGCCGACAACTACGACCAGCTCAGCCCCATGGGCCACCGGCAGGCGCTGCGCCTGGGCGAGTTCTGGCGCGAACGCGGCATGGTGTTTGACGCGGTGTACAGCGGAACCCTGCGCCGGCACGATGAAACGCTGGCGGGCATCGTGCAAGGTCTGGGCGGCGCGCCGCAGGCCACCCGCACCCCCGGCCTGAACGAATACGACAGCCTGGCGCTGATCCACGCGGTCCACCCCGAACCGCTGGAGCGCCCCGACACTCCCGAGCGCTACCGCCACCATTTCCGCCTGTTGTGCGATGCACTGGCCCAGTGGATGGCAGGCGTGATCAGTCCAGTCGACATGCCGAGCTGGGACGAATTTGCCGCAGGCGTGCATGCGGCGCTGGACGAAATTCGCCACACCCATGCCGGCCGCAAGGTCCTTCTTGTGTCCAGCGGCGGGCCGATCTCAACCGCTGTCGGCGAGGTGCTGGGCACGGCGCCCGAAGTCACCATTGCGCTCAACATGCGCATTCGCAACAGCGCAGTGAGTGAAATGAGCATTTCGCCCAAGCGCCTGATGCTGCAGACCTTCAACACGCTGCCGCATCTCAATGACATTGAGCACGCAGACTGGCTGACGCACGCCTGA
- a CDS encoding PLP-dependent aminotransferase family protein, which translates to MSWTLATRTEKMNPSVIREILKLTEKPGIVSLAGGLPSPRTFPVDDFARACAAVLQHDGAASLQYAASEGYGPLREAVAAQLPWDVDPAQVLITTGSQQGLDLVAKVLIDPGSRVLVETPTYLGALQAFAPMEPVVQSVPSDDEGVQIDALARLAGSGTDKARFLYVLPNFQNPTGRTMSEARRAALVETAAELGLPLLEDNPYGELWFDAPPPAPLTARNPAGCIYLGSFSKVLAPGLRLGYLVAPPEIFPKLLQAKQAADLHTPGFNQRMVVEVMQGGFLHRHVPTIRTLYRLQRDAMLAALEREMDGLDVQWNRPVGGMFLWLRLPEGMDASALLALAVERNVAFVPGAAFYAGQADPRTLRLSFVTASSAQIDTGIAALADAVRALQERSTL; encoded by the coding sequence ATGTCCTGGACACTTGCCACGCGCACCGAAAAGATGAACCCCTCGGTCATCCGCGAAATTCTGAAACTCACAGAGAAACCGGGCATCGTCAGCCTGGCCGGTGGCTTGCCGTCTCCGCGCACTTTTCCGGTGGACGACTTTGCGCGCGCCTGCGCTGCCGTGCTGCAACACGACGGCGCGGCCTCCCTGCAGTACGCCGCCAGTGAGGGCTACGGTCCGCTGCGCGAAGCGGTGGCAGCGCAGTTGCCCTGGGACGTGGACCCGGCGCAGGTGCTCATCACTACCGGCTCGCAGCAGGGCCTGGACCTGGTGGCCAAAGTGCTGATCGACCCCGGCAGCCGCGTGCTGGTCGAAACCCCCACCTATCTGGGCGCGCTACAGGCCTTTGCACCCATGGAACCCGTGGTGCAATCGGTTCCCAGCGACGACGAGGGCGTGCAGATCGATGCGCTGGCCCGCCTGGCGGGCAGCGGCACCGACAAGGCGCGTTTTCTGTATGTACTGCCCAATTTCCAGAACCCGACCGGCCGCACCATGAGCGAAGCGCGCCGCGCCGCGCTGGTGGAAACTGCTGCCGAACTCGGCTTGCCGCTACTGGAAGACAACCCCTACGGCGAGTTGTGGTTCGACGCGCCACCGCCCGCGCCGCTGACGGCGCGCAACCCGGCGGGCTGCATTTACCTTGGCAGCTTTTCCAAGGTGCTGGCACCCGGCCTGCGCCTGGGCTATCTGGTGGCGCCGCCCGAAATCTTCCCCAAGCTGCTGCAGGCTAAGCAAGCCGCGGATCTGCACACGCCCGGTTTCAACCAGCGCATGGTGGTCGAGGTGATGCAAGGCGGTTTTCTGCATCGGCATGTGCCCACCATCCGCACGCTCTACCGCCTGCAACGCGATGCCATGCTGGCAGCGCTGGAGCGGGAAATGGACGGCCTGGACGTGCAATGGAATCGGCCCGTCGGCGGCATGTTCCTGTGGCTGCGCCTGCCCGAAGGCATGGACGCCAGCGCACTGCTGGCGTTGGCGGTGGAGCGCAACGTGGCCTTTGTTCCGGGCGCCGCGTTCTATGCCGGCCAAGCCGATCCGCGCACCCTGCGCCTGTCCTTCGTGACAGCCAGCAGCGCGCAGATTGACACCGGCATCGCCGCGCTGGCTGATGCCGTCCGCGCACTGCAGGAGCGCTCTACACTGTAG
- a CDS encoding threonine dehydratase: MTTVLPTLSDIEAAARLVYQEFPATPQYRWPLLSERLGATCWVKHENHTPVGAFKIRGGLTYFDQLAQRGAMPREVISATRGNHGQSMGWAARKHGVACTIVVPQGNSLEKNAAMRALGVTLIEHGSDFQEAREHAIQLAAERGAHMVPSFHFDLLRGVSTYWWEFLRAVPQLDVVYVPIGQGSGACSAIAAKLALGHGVRIVGVVSSHATTYADSVAAGRVVESPVTTQLADGMACRVADAQALAIIAPHIDHIVQVSDTQVGAAMHALFTDTHNTAEGAGAAALAGALQEREPLANQVVGLALTGGNVDADVFAGVLTAA, from the coding sequence ATGACCACTGTTCTGCCCACGCTGTCCGACATCGAAGCCGCCGCCCGGCTCGTCTACCAGGAGTTTCCCGCCACACCCCAGTACCGCTGGCCGCTGCTGAGCGAGCGCCTGGGCGCGACTTGTTGGGTCAAGCACGAAAACCACACCCCCGTCGGCGCCTTCAAAATTCGGGGCGGGCTGACCTACTTCGACCAGCTGGCGCAACGCGGTGCCATGCCGCGCGAGGTGATCAGCGCCACGCGCGGCAACCATGGCCAGAGCATGGGCTGGGCCGCGCGCAAGCACGGCGTGGCTTGCACCATCGTGGTGCCGCAGGGCAATTCGCTCGAAAAAAATGCTGCCATGCGCGCCTTGGGCGTCACGCTCATCGAGCACGGCAGCGACTTCCAGGAGGCGCGCGAGCACGCCATACAGCTGGCCGCCGAGCGCGGCGCGCACATGGTGCCCAGCTTTCACTTTGATCTGCTGCGCGGTGTCAGCACCTACTGGTGGGAGTTTTTGCGCGCTGTGCCGCAGCTCGATGTCGTGTACGTGCCCATCGGCCAGGGCTCGGGCGCCTGCTCGGCCATTGCCGCAAAGCTTGCCCTGGGCCATGGCGTGCGCATCGTGGGCGTGGTCAGCAGCCACGCCACCACCTATGCCGACTCGGTGGCTGCGGGCCGCGTCGTGGAATCACCCGTCACCACCCAACTGGCCGACGGCATGGCCTGCCGGGTGGCCGACGCGCAGGCGCTGGCCATCATCGCGCCCCACATCGACCACATCGTGCAAGTCAGCGACACGCAAGTGGGCGCCGCCATGCACGCCCTGTTTACCGACACCCACAACACAGCTGAAGGCGCTGGCGCTGCGGCTCTGGCGGGGGCCCTGCAAGAGCGCGAACCACTGGCCAACCAGGTGGTGGGCCTGGCGCTCACCGGCGGCAATGTGGACGCCGATGTCTTTGCTGGCGTGCTGACCGCAGCCTGA